A genomic segment from Rhodospirillum centenum SW encodes:
- a CDS encoding RNA methyltransferase, with translation MSSGTNRPELAKSQAALNAQGGPVVILVEPQMGENIGACARAMLNCGLTELRLVNPRDGWPNEKAVAASAGATEVLDRARVFTGTREAIADLHKVYATAARVRDMVKDIVTPRRAARDLHAHVAAGRRVGILFGPERTGLVNDDIVLSDTMISVPLNPGFSSLNLAQAVLLVAYEWWMEAAQAEEFYTHTGQSPPATKEELHNLFDHLEGELDQTGFYTHPDKKPSMVRNVRNTLQRAHMTEQEVRTFHGIIAALVGRKKQRARTE, from the coding sequence ATGAGCAGCGGCACCAACCGTCCGGAACTGGCCAAATCCCAGGCCGCCCTGAATGCCCAGGGCGGCCCCGTCGTGATCCTGGTCGAGCCCCAGATGGGGGAGAACATCGGCGCCTGCGCCCGCGCCATGCTGAACTGCGGCCTGACGGAGCTGCGCCTTGTCAATCCGCGCGACGGCTGGCCGAACGAGAAGGCGGTCGCCGCCTCGGCCGGCGCGACGGAGGTGCTGGACCGCGCCCGGGTCTTCACCGGCACGCGCGAGGCCATCGCCGACCTGCACAAGGTCTATGCGACCGCGGCGCGGGTACGCGACATGGTGAAGGACATCGTCACCCCGCGCCGGGCGGCGCGCGACCTGCACGCCCATGTCGCCGCCGGGCGCCGGGTCGGCATCCTGTTCGGGCCGGAGCGCACGGGCCTCGTCAACGACGACATCGTGCTGTCGGACACGATGATTTCCGTCCCGCTGAACCCCGGCTTCTCCTCCCTCAACCTCGCCCAGGCCGTGCTGCTGGTGGCCTACGAATGGTGGATGGAGGCCGCGCAGGCGGAAGAGTTCTACACCCACACCGGCCAGAGCCCCCCGGCGACGAAGGAAGAACTGCACAACCTGTTCGACCATCTGGAGGGGGAACTGGACCAGACCGGCTTCTACACCCATCCGGACAAGAAGCCGTCCATGGTGCGCAACGTGCGCAACACGTTGCAGCGCGCGCACATGACCGAGCAGGAAGTCCGCACCTTCCACGGCATCATCGCCGCCCTGGTCGGGCGCAAGAAGCAGCGCGCGCGGACCGAGTAG